The Wolbachia endosymbiont of Ctenocephalides felis wCfeT genome includes a region encoding these proteins:
- the rseP gene encoding RIP metalloprotease RseP, which yields MELISNLIGHFSDGMYNLLSFSLIISVIVFVHEYGHYIIARACKVKVESFSIGFGREIFGFSDKHGTRWKFSIIPMGGYVKMLGDGNAASVPGDQQELTEEEKLYSFHTKLRYKKAAVVFAGPFANIIFSIIALTIFFSAVGYYRTPSVIESVVKGSAAEQAGLLPGDIITRINEHKIKHFEDISRVVMSNPKTKMKIEYERDNKKHIISLTPITIEDRDVFGNVIERETIGITAKMGARQSSLLGSVNLAVSETYHTICLTVKAIFQIIAGTRSSNEIGGPIKIAKYSGQSTKKGLIMVLYFMAVISANLAAVNLLPIPLLDGGHLFCYLIETIIRRDLSLKEQKYAATFGAAVLFLLMAVAVSNDIRNLF from the coding sequence GTGGAATTGATTTCTAATCTTATTGGTCACTTTAGTGACGGGATGTATAACCTTTTATCTTTTTCCTTGATAATTTCTGTCATAGTGTTTGTGCATGAGTATGGGCATTACATCATTGCAAGAGCTTGTAAAGTCAAAGTCGAGTCTTTTTCCATAGGTTTTGGTAGAGAAATCTTTGGTTTTAGTGATAAACACGGTACTAGATGGAAGTTTAGTATTATTCCAATGGGTGGTTATGTCAAGATGCTGGGAGATGGCAATGCAGCAAGCGTTCCAGGTGATCAGCAGGAGCTGACTGAGGAGGAAAAACTATATTCATTCCATACGAAGCTACGATATAAAAAGGCAGCAGTAGTTTTTGCAGGTCCTTTTGCAAATATAATATTTTCTATTATAGCTCTAACTATATTCTTTAGTGCAGTAGGTTACTATCGCACTCCATCGGTAATAGAGAGTGTAGTAAAAGGTAGTGCAGCCGAGCAAGCTGGTTTACTACCAGGTGATATTATTACTCGTATTAATGAACACAAAATAAAGCATTTCGAGGATATTTCGCGTGTGGTTATGTCAAATCCTAAGACGAAAATGAAAATTGAATACGAAAGAGATAATAAAAAACACATAATCAGCCTAACCCCAATAACAATTGAGGATAGAGATGTTTTTGGCAATGTAATAGAGAGAGAAACCATAGGGATTACTGCAAAGATGGGAGCAAGACAATCGTCCTTACTTGGTTCAGTGAACTTAGCGGTAAGTGAAACTTATCACACTATATGTTTAACAGTAAAAGCTATATTTCAAATTATTGCTGGTACAAGAAGTTCAAATGAAATAGGCGGACCAATAAAAATTGCTAAATATTCAGGCCAATCAACTAAAAAGGGGCTTATAATGGTGCTGTATTTTATGGCAGTTATTTCAGCTAATTTAGCTGCAGTTAATTTATTACCAATTCCATTACTGGACGGAGGGCATTTATTTTGTTATCTTATAGAAACAATTATACGTAGAGATTTAAGTTTGAAAGAACAAAAGTATGCAGCTACTTTCGGTGCTGCTGTTTTGTTTTTACTAATGGCAGTTGCAGTTTCAAATGATATTAGGAATCTTTTTTAA
- a CDS encoding succinate dehydrogenase assembly factor 2, translating into MTDTALLRRKLMYRSWHRGCKETDILLGRFALKYLDKFSIAELIEYEKIVDLDDYELYCYITCKKKLPSHINNNIMKLITCLG; encoded by the coding sequence ATGACGGACACTGCGCTACTTAGAAGAAAATTGATGTATAGAAGCTGGCACAGGGGTTGCAAAGAAACTGACATTCTTTTAGGGCGTTTTGCACTGAAATACCTTGATAAATTTTCCATTGCTGAGCTGATTGAATATGAAAAAATAGTTGATCTTGATGATTATGAACTATATTGCTATATCACTTGCAAAAAAAAACTTCCTTCTCACATAAACAACAATATTATGAAATTAATCACTTGCCTTGGCTGA